In Desulfofundulus kuznetsovii DSM 6115, the following are encoded in one genomic region:
- a CDS encoding ArsR/SmtB family transcription factor — MSELFRVLGDETRTKILYLLSHRELCVCDLAEILEMSLPAVSHHLRLLKAMRLVKYRREGKMVYYSLDDDHIVNLIREAQAHFAEER; from the coding sequence TTGTCGGAACTTTTTAGGGTGCTTGGAGACGAAACCCGCACCAAGATTCTCTACTTGCTCTCCCACAGGGAACTTTGTGTGTGTGATCTGGCAGAAATCCTGGAAATGAGTTTGCCCGCCGTTTCCCACCACCTCCGGCTGCTGAAGGCAATGCGCCTGGTGAAGTACCGCCGGGAAGGGAAAATGGTCTATTATTCCCTGGATGACGACCATATCGTCAACCTGATCCGGGAAGCCCAGGCGCACTTTGCGGAAGAGCGGTGA
- the rmuC gene encoding DNA recombination protein RmuC codes for MFEALYLLAGVTAGVLAGWLLAGIRIRALSAEVVAARSKAMAAEGINAELRQQLNQVQQELNDLRLQVVREHQARVRAETSLEETRNSLNEQKKLLAEATQRLTDTFKALSAEALKSNNQAFIELARQVLEGVVVEARGDLQKRQEAIDALIKPLKEELARYEAQVRAMENARQEAYGSLKRQLQELSQTQQLLHRETSNLVNALKAPQVRGRWGEITLRRVVEVAGMSPYCDFVEQVSVETEGGRLRPDLVVKLPGGRTVVVDAKVPLKAYMEATESADENTWRQAMQRHAQAVRAHMQSLGSKAYWSQFTPGPDFVVLFLPGESFFSAAVEQDRRLIEDALASHVLLATPTTLIALLRTVALSWQQHQMAENARQIAEAGMELYERVCKFAGHLAKIKDGLQKATQSFNNAVGSWESRVVPGARRLKELGAAMPGKELLPLSQVEIALRELPPERE; via the coding sequence ATGTTTGAAGCTTTGTACCTGCTGGCAGGGGTAACTGCCGGGGTGCTGGCCGGCTGGCTGTTGGCCGGCATCCGTATACGGGCCCTGTCGGCTGAGGTTGTGGCCGCCCGGAGCAAGGCGATGGCGGCGGAAGGCATTAATGCCGAGCTGCGCCAGCAGCTAAACCAGGTTCAGCAGGAATTGAATGATCTCCGCCTGCAGGTGGTCCGGGAACACCAGGCCCGGGTTAGGGCGGAAACTTCCCTGGAAGAGACCAGAAACAGCCTTAACGAGCAGAAAAAACTCCTTGCCGAAGCCACCCAGCGCCTTACCGATACCTTTAAAGCCCTTTCTGCCGAAGCTTTAAAAAGCAACAATCAGGCTTTCATTGAATTGGCCCGCCAGGTGCTGGAAGGCGTGGTTGTGGAAGCCCGGGGCGATCTCCAGAAGCGGCAGGAAGCCATCGATGCCCTTATCAAGCCCCTGAAAGAAGAGCTCGCCCGGTATGAGGCCCAGGTGCGAGCCATGGAAAATGCCCGCCAGGAAGCTTATGGAAGCTTGAAAAGGCAGCTGCAGGAGCTCAGCCAGACCCAGCAGTTGCTGCACAGGGAGACGAGCAACCTGGTAAACGCCTTAAAAGCCCCCCAGGTGCGGGGGAGATGGGGAGAAATAACCCTGCGCCGGGTGGTGGAAGTGGCGGGCATGTCCCCGTACTGCGACTTTGTGGAACAGGTTTCGGTGGAGACGGAAGGGGGGCGGCTGCGTCCCGACCTGGTGGTAAAGCTTCCGGGTGGCAGGACGGTGGTGGTGGATGCAAAGGTCCCGTTAAAGGCCTACATGGAAGCCACCGAATCTGCCGATGAAAACACGTGGCGCCAGGCCATGCAAAGACATGCCCAGGCCGTGCGGGCGCACATGCAGTCCCTGGGTTCCAAGGCCTACTGGAGCCAGTTTACACCCGGCCCCGATTTCGTAGTTCTTTTCCTGCCGGGGGAATCCTTTTTCAGTGCCGCCGTGGAGCAGGACCGGCGGTTGATTGAAGACGCCCTGGCCAGCCATGTGCTGCTGGCCACCCCCACCACTTTAATTGCCCTTTTGCGTACTGTGGCCTTGAGCTGGCAACAGCATCAAATGGCCGAAAACGCCCGGCAAATTGCCGAAGCGGGCATGGAGCTCTACGAGCGGGTGTGCAAGTTTGCCGGACACCTGGCTAAAATAAAGGATGGCCTGCAGAAGGCCACCCAGTCTTTTAACAACGCCGTCGGTTCCTGGGAGAGCCGGGTGGTGCCGGGGGCCAGGCGTTTAAAAGAACTGGGAGCCGCCATGCCGGGCAAGGAACTTTTACCCTTAAGCCAGGTGGAAATCGCGCTGCGGGAATTGCCCCCTGAGCGGGAGTAG
- a CDS encoding amino acid permease translates to MTGKNLQQFCTELRADEETPAELAVDLKPAAGTGAVRMGVAAREIGTLEIIMIGLAGVIGAGIFVASGIPIRIAGPAAVLSYLAGALVVIPVMLYLAEMEAAWPSTGAFSDYANRYLGPLMGFVTGWMYWSSGVLGMATEVTASALLVHWWLPGWPLWLFSLFFSLLITGINLLDIRGFTRIEGLFSGIKIMALFLFILAGLTVLSGLWPGLAPVGTVNYFAYGGFFPRGVKGVFASLLLVIFAYSGIQVVCMTAAQATNPRHTIPRAVIGTGLTVTFLYTCAIFVLVGLLPWFTVPVASSPFVTVLERLRIPFGSHLLNAIIITAVLSSMNTTMFGVTRMLKSLAERNEAPRFLLKTDRRGIPTRALAASSIFLSITVILAYLLPQKVFLYVASASGFISLFNWAVITVTYIRFRQKLPRFKAPFAVPGYPYLPYTSLLLLLVVVASVPLARGQIPGMVSGLLLAIAYAMVFFLFVRRRYKATA, encoded by the coding sequence TTGACCGGAAAAAACCTGCAGCAGTTTTGCACAGAACTCCGGGCAGATGAGGAGACACCGGCGGAACTGGCCGTGGATCTAAAACCGGCCGCTGGTACAGGGGCGGTACGGATGGGAGTGGCCGCCAGGGAGATAGGCACACTGGAAATCATTATGATTGGCCTGGCCGGCGTTATTGGTGCCGGTATCTTTGTGGCCAGCGGGATTCCCATACGCATAGCCGGGCCGGCTGCAGTGCTATCTTATCTGGCTGGTGCTCTGGTGGTTATACCGGTAATGCTCTACCTGGCCGAAATGGAGGCTGCATGGCCTTCCACAGGGGCTTTCAGCGACTACGCAAACCGCTATCTGGGTCCCCTGATGGGTTTTGTCACCGGGTGGATGTACTGGTCTTCAGGTGTGCTGGGCATGGCTACGGAAGTCACGGCTTCCGCTCTGCTGGTGCACTGGTGGCTGCCCGGATGGCCGCTGTGGCTATTCAGCCTGTTTTTTTCCCTGCTGATCACCGGTATTAACCTGCTGGACATTCGCGGGTTCACCCGTATTGAAGGGTTGTTTTCGGGCATAAAAATAATGGCCTTATTTCTCTTCATTCTGGCCGGCTTGACCGTTTTATCCGGACTGTGGCCCGGTCTGGCGCCGGTTGGAACTGTCAATTATTTTGCCTACGGAGGATTTTTCCCCCGGGGTGTAAAAGGAGTTTTTGCCTCTCTCCTGCTGGTTATATTTGCCTATTCCGGTATTCAGGTGGTATGCATGACGGCGGCACAGGCCACCAATCCCAGGCATACCATACCCCGGGCCGTCATAGGTACCGGCCTGACAGTGACCTTTTTATATACCTGTGCCATTTTCGTGCTGGTCGGTCTTTTGCCCTGGTTCACCGTTCCGGTCGCTTCCAGTCCCTTTGTCACGGTTCTCGAAAGGTTGCGCATCCCCTTTGGGAGTCACCTGTTAAACGCCATCATAATCACGGCTGTACTTTCCAGTATGAATACCACCATGTTCGGAGTGACCAGAATGCTCAAGTCCCTGGCCGAAAGGAATGAGGCTCCCCGATTTTTATTAAAAACAGACCGGCGGGGCATACCTACCCGGGCGCTGGCCGCCAGCAGTATTTTCTTAAGCATCACCGTCATTCTGGCCTACTTACTCCCCCAAAAGGTTTTTCTCTATGTGGCCAGTGCCAGCGGCTTTATTTCCCTTTTCAACTGGGCGGTGATAACTGTTACCTATATCCGCTTCCGCCAGAAGTTGCCCCGGTTCAAGGCGCCTTTTGCCGTACCGGGTTATCCCTACCTGCCCTATACATCTCTGTTACTTCTGCTGGTTGTGGTGGCTTCGGTCCCCCTGGCCCGCGGCCAGATTCCTGGAATGGTTAGTGGATTGTTGCTGGCCATCGCATACGCAATGGTATTTTTCCTTTTTGTCAGACGGCGCTATAAAGCGACCGCATAA